The Enterococcus rotai genome includes a window with the following:
- a CDS encoding collagen binding domain-containing protein, whose translation MLKKLSWCVVMFVGFLGFLGFSEQSLAAELSSGGFVDSIHFDKTELSDGELTSIRVNFSEKSGTTLKAGDTLTLALPKELEGLADSDSAPREIDLNGLGIVRVYKDKVIATFNEKVDQLNHVRGEFTFGVRVKNVAENTVNEVPANLGTSITVPNIVIKGHTGGGVEGEKPFFYKTGDLLGKSGQIRWFLNANLNKSELGNDIVLTDKSGGGQVLNKDSFIFTIDNYLGRSTLSLEEFENQRYGTVEFGADNAFVIRLYREKARLASFSIMYTATITEAGKKQPNFTNDCQINYQLYYEKAAYETATHKVKNIFLDGNATGDESERVKEPVEHEEIIEDESGQLEEITPLDPEHPTETKEEELNKAKEEQPEIHVGEQTEIIEDESGELGEIQPIEEEKAKESQEEELNKAKEEQPEIHVGEQTEIIEDESGELGEIQPIEEEKAKESQEDELNKAKEEQPEIYVDEQVETIEDESTKLEEINPIEPESVEVTEVPSLEPPVSGKEVEVRQDKPIKEEIKTNGHAEGELIPVKEATKEPQAKKVLLNASKRNAANPKEQLPKAGSKDSYVALVAGLAIIALALIGAYVLKRKK comes from the coding sequence ATGTTAAAAAAATTATCATGGTGTGTAGTAATGTTTGTAGGGTTTTTAGGATTCCTTGGTTTTAGTGAGCAGTCATTGGCAGCGGAACTAAGTAGTGGAGGATTTGTTGACTCGATTCATTTTGATAAAACAGAATTATCAGATGGTGAACTTACCTCTATTCGAGTAAATTTTAGTGAAAAATCTGGTACAACGTTAAAGGCTGGAGATACATTGACTTTAGCATTGCCAAAAGAGCTCGAAGGTCTCGCAGACTCTGATAGCGCACCACGTGAAATTGATTTAAATGGATTAGGGATAGTCCGTGTCTATAAAGATAAAGTAATTGCTACATTCAACGAGAAAGTGGATCAACTTAATCATGTCCGTGGTGAGTTTACTTTTGGTGTACGTGTAAAAAATGTGGCAGAAAATACAGTGAACGAGGTACCAGCAAATCTTGGCACGTCAATCACCGTACCAAATATTGTGATCAAAGGCCATACAGGTGGTGGTGTGGAAGGCGAGAAACCTTTCTTTTATAAAACAGGAGACTTACTAGGGAAATCCGGTCAAATCCGTTGGTTTTTAAATGCGAATTTGAATAAAAGCGAACTAGGTAATGATATTGTTTTGACAGATAAATCTGGTGGAGGTCAAGTGTTAAATAAAGATAGTTTTATCTTTACTATTGATAATTACTTAGGTCGGTCAACGTTAAGCTTGGAAGAATTTGAAAATCAACGATACGGTACAGTGGAATTTGGTGCAGATAATGCTTTTGTAATTCGTCTTTATCGCGAAAAAGCACGTTTGGCTTCATTTTCAATCATGTACACTGCAACTATAACGGAAGCAGGCAAAAAACAACCAAACTTTACCAACGATTGCCAAATCAATTACCAACTGTATTATGAAAAAGCGGCGTATGAGACAGCGACGCATAAAGTGAAAAATATCTTTTTAGATGGCAATGCCACAGGTGATGAAAGCGAACGAGTAAAAGAGCCTGTTGAACATGAAGAAATCATCGAAGATGAATCAGGTCAGTTGGAAGAAATCACGCCGCTTGATCCTGAACATCCGACAGAAACGAAAGAAGAAGAATTAAATAAAGCAAAAGAAGAACAACCCGAAATCCACGTTGGTGAACAAACTGAAATCATCGAAGATGAATCAGGAGAATTAGGCGAGATCCAACCAATCGAGGAAGAAAAGGCGAAAGAAAGCCAAGAAGAAGAATTAAATAAAGCAAAAGAAGAACAACCCGAAATCCATGTTGGTGAACAGACTGAAATCATCGAAGATGAATCAGGGGAATTAGGCGAGATCCAACCGATCGAGGAAGAAAAGGCGAAAGAAAGTCAAGAAGACGAACTAAACAAAGCGAAAGAAGAACAGCCTGAAATCTATGTTGATGAGCAGGTCGAAACCATCGAAGACGAATCAACTAAATTAGAAGAAATCAACCCAATTGAACCAGAGAGTGTTGAGGTAACAGAAGTTCCATCCCTAGAACCGCCAGTTTCCGGCAAAGAGGTAGAAGTGCGCCAAGATAAGCCTATAAAAGAAGAAATCAAAACAAACGGTCATGCAGAAGGTGAGTTAATACCTGTCAAAGAAGCAACGAAAGAACCACAAGCAAAAAAAGTTCTTTTAAATGCTTCAAAACGCAATGCTGCAAACCCAAAAGAACAATTGCCAAAAGCAGGAAGTAAAGATAGTTATGTAGCTCTCGTTGCCGGCTTGGCAATAATCGCTTTGGCTTTAATCGGAGCCTATGTGTTAAAGAGAAAAAAATAG
- a CDS encoding glycoside hydrolase family 1 protein, whose translation MSFPKNFLWGGATAANQCEGAWNQDGKGDSICDHNRAGSRTSNTHRTFDLEIDTERYYYPSHTAIDSYHHYKEDIALFAEMGFKVYRMSIAWSRIFPNGDESVPNEAGLQFYDNVFDELAKYGIEPLVTISHFEMPFHLGKKYDGFLDKRTIGFYENYATTLFERYKNKVKYWLTFNEINFGTMDHGKRISGLFNRDYTETEQYQALHNVFLASAKAVVAGHKINPDFKIGCMLAYITMYPKTCRPEDVLKTQQINEKFNFFCGDVQVKGKYPYFMKRYFAKNNIQVDITDEDKALLQAGTVDYYTFSYYMTTCITDDLENRDDKTGGNLFGGVSNEYLETSDWGWQIDPVGLRYTLNQIYSRYEVPLMVVENGLGAFDEVESDGSINDDYRIDYFKRHIIEMEKAIDDGVDLIGYTPWGCIDLISAGTGEMSKRYGFIYVDRDDEGNGTLERSRKKSFHWYKQVIESNGENLS comes from the coding sequence ATGAGTTTTCCAAAGAATTTTTTATGGGGCGGTGCAACGGCTGCCAATCAATGTGAAGGAGCCTGGAATCAAGATGGCAAAGGCGATTCGATTTGCGATCACAATCGTGCAGGAAGTCGCACATCGAATACTCACCGCACGTTCGATTTAGAAATCGACACAGAACGGTATTACTATCCTAGCCACACAGCTATTGATTCTTATCATCACTATAAAGAAGATATCGCTTTATTTGCAGAAATGGGTTTTAAGGTTTATCGAATGTCGATTGCTTGGTCTCGAATTTTCCCGAACGGGGATGAATCAGTGCCAAACGAAGCTGGTTTACAATTTTATGACAATGTTTTTGATGAATTAGCGAAATATGGGATCGAACCACTTGTTACGATTTCACACTTTGAAATGCCTTTCCATTTGGGTAAAAAATATGATGGCTTTTTAGATAAACGGACCATCGGATTTTACGAAAACTATGCAACAACCCTGTTTGAACGCTACAAAAATAAAGTGAAATACTGGCTGACATTCAATGAAATCAATTTTGGTACAATGGATCATGGCAAACGCATTAGTGGGTTGTTCAATCGTGATTATACTGAAACCGAGCAATACCAAGCACTCCACAATGTTTTTCTAGCTTCAGCAAAAGCAGTTGTTGCTGGACATAAAATCAATCCCGATTTTAAAATCGGTTGTATGTTGGCTTACATTACGATGTATCCTAAAACATGCCGTCCAGAAGATGTTTTAAAAACACAGCAAATCAATGAAAAATTCAACTTCTTCTGTGGTGATGTTCAAGTCAAAGGGAAATATCCTTATTTTATGAAACGTTATTTTGCTAAGAATAACATTCAAGTCGACATTACAGATGAGGATAAGGCATTATTACAAGCAGGAACTGTCGATTATTATACATTTAGCTATTACATGACCACTTGTATTACAGATGATTTAGAAAATCGCGATGATAAAACAGGAGGAAACCTATTTGGCGGTGTCTCTAATGAGTATCTTGAAACAAGTGATTGGGGCTGGCAAATTGATCCTGTTGGATTACGTTATACATTGAATCAAATCTACTCTCGCTATGAAGTGCCGTTAATGGTTGTTGAAAATGGTCTTGGAGCCTTTGACGAAGTGGAATCAGATGGTTCAATCAATGATGATTATCGGATCGATTACTTCAAACGCCATATCATCGAAATGGAGAAAGCGATTGATGATGGTGTTGATTTGATTGGGTATACACCGTGGGGCTGTATTGACTTAATTAGTGCCGGAACAGGTGAAATGAGTAAGCGCTATGGGTTTATCTACGTCGATCGTGATGACGAAGGTAACGGAACACTTGAAAGAAGCCGCAAGAAATCATTTCACTGGTATAAACAAGTGATTGAATCAAATGGCGAAAATCTTTCTTGA
- a CDS encoding RNA polymerase sigma factor, which produces MANDVFLVKKAQKGDQEAFIHLVKEYETVLYNMARRFLANEQDIADVLQETVITAYQKLNQLKNPNYFNTWLCRIMINQCKKIVNTESYSDIEDYQFSMNAHETERLTMNDLLNGLNPIYRIPLVLYYYNGFSVKEISEILKEPTGTIKSRLARGRALLQKEYNKSEGGLV; this is translated from the coding sequence TTGGCAAACGATGTATTTTTAGTTAAAAAGGCTCAAAAAGGGGATCAAGAAGCCTTTATTCACTTGGTTAAAGAGTATGAAACGGTACTTTACAATATGGCTAGACGTTTTTTAGCAAATGAACAAGATATAGCAGATGTGCTGCAAGAAACAGTGATCACTGCTTATCAAAAACTGAATCAACTTAAAAATCCGAACTATTTTAACACATGGCTTTGCCGAATAATGATCAATCAATGCAAAAAAATAGTGAACACTGAATCCTATTCAGACATAGAGGACTATCAATTTTCAATGAACGCTCATGAGACCGAACGCTTAACCATGAATGACTTATTGAACGGATTAAATCCAATTTATCGGATTCCTCTTGTTTTGTATTACTACAATGGATTTTCAGTGAAGGAAATTAGCGAGATTTTAAAAGAGCCTACTGGAACAATTAAATCTCGTCTGGCGCGAGGTCGAGCGTTATTGCAAAAAGAATACAATAAATCAGAAGGAGGATTGGTTTAA
- a CDS encoding beta-glucoside-specific PTS transporter subunit IIABC codes for MGKYEELAKNIVKEVGGKENVNSLTNCITRLRFKLKDESKANTEVLKNMDGVVTVMQAGGQYQVVIGNHVPDVRKDVDAVLGVLEAPTESGPKGNLFDQFVDMISSIFQPILAPLSAAGMLKGVNAILIFALGSSFAESSTSAIFNAMGDGLFKFLPIFIGYTAMKKFGGSPFLGMLIASSLVYPGFLEGAATAQFAESGGLNFFGIPFSIPPAGYGSTVMPIIAAVAFAAFLEKQLRKVIPDVIKLFIVPFLTALVTIPLTFLVIGPIMNTVSDALGNGLLSIQSFSPILFGAILGFSWQILVMFGLHWALIPFAIIALSQGDPTSLLTPSGSVSFAQTGAVLAVMLKTKNAKLKELSIPAFISGIFGVTEPAIYGITLPRKKPFWASCIVGGVTGAIAMGLGMQGYQMGGLGIFRYPSSISPDGDVKFAIYAMILDVCALAAGFAVAWALGFKDDEPTIQLSKEEAKLAATGQKKKLTKEEVFSPAEGKVLPLSEARDAAFSEGIMGKGVVIEPTVGEIVAPFDGTVMTLFPTKHAIGLISDNGTELLIHIGIDTVQLDGEGFEAFVEQNAKVKKGDKLVTFDISAIEEAGYSTQVPIIVTNTPDYADVIATSETSTKQGDVLITAIIAN; via the coding sequence ATGGGTAAATACGAAGAACTTGCAAAAAATATTGTAAAAGAAGTTGGAGGCAAAGAAAATGTCAATTCTTTAACAAACTGTATCACACGCCTTCGATTTAAATTGAAAGACGAAAGTAAAGCAAATACTGAAGTTTTAAAAAATATGGATGGTGTTGTGACGGTCATGCAGGCTGGTGGTCAATATCAAGTTGTGATTGGTAATCACGTTCCAGATGTCAGAAAAGACGTTGATGCTGTTTTAGGCGTTCTGGAAGCTCCAACTGAATCTGGGCCAAAAGGAAATTTATTTGATCAATTCGTTGATATGATTTCCTCTATTTTCCAACCGATTTTAGCGCCACTGTCTGCAGCTGGTATGTTAAAAGGGGTTAATGCCATTTTAATTTTCGCTCTAGGCTCTAGCTTTGCGGAGTCTTCAACATCAGCTATTTTTAATGCAATGGGTGACGGATTATTCAAATTCTTGCCAATCTTTATTGGGTACACAGCAATGAAAAAATTTGGCGGCTCACCCTTCCTTGGGATGTTGATCGCATCAAGTTTAGTCTATCCTGGATTTTTAGAAGGTGCGGCTACTGCACAGTTTGCTGAATCGGGAGGGCTTAATTTCTTTGGTATTCCATTCTCTATTCCGCCTGCAGGTTATGGTTCTACGGTTATGCCGATTATTGCAGCGGTTGCTTTTGCTGCCTTTTTAGAAAAGCAATTACGAAAAGTTATTCCTGACGTTATTAAATTGTTTATTGTTCCATTTTTAACAGCGCTTGTAACGATTCCATTAACATTCTTAGTTATCGGACCAATCATGAATACTGTTTCTGATGCTTTAGGAAATGGCTTACTTTCTATTCAAAGTTTCAGCCCAATCTTATTCGGTGCTATTCTTGGTTTCTCTTGGCAAATTCTTGTTATGTTCGGTCTACATTGGGCACTTATTCCATTTGCCATTATCGCGTTATCTCAAGGGGATCCAACATCATTATTAACACCATCAGGTAGTGTGAGTTTTGCTCAAACTGGTGCAGTATTAGCGGTCATGTTGAAAACTAAAAATGCGAAATTAAAAGAATTATCGATCCCTGCTTTTATTTCAGGTATCTTCGGTGTAACTGAACCGGCTATTTACGGTATCACTTTACCTAGAAAAAAACCTTTCTGGGCATCTTGTATTGTTGGGGGTGTTACTGGTGCCATCGCTATGGGATTAGGTATGCAAGGCTATCAAATGGGTGGCCTCGGAATATTCCGCTATCCAAGTTCTATCTCACCAGATGGCGATGTTAAGTTTGCGATTTACGCAATGATTTTGGATGTGTGTGCTCTTGCAGCTGGTTTTGCAGTAGCTTGGGCTTTAGGATTTAAAGATGATGAACCAACGATTCAATTATCAAAAGAAGAAGCAAAATTAGCCGCAACTGGGCAAAAAAAGAAACTAACAAAAGAGGAAGTTTTCTCTCCAGCGGAAGGCAAAGTCCTACCTTTGAGCGAAGCAAGAGACGCAGCATTTTCTGAAGGCATCATGGGCAAAGGGGTTGTAATCGAACCAACTGTTGGGGAAATCGTGGCACCATTTGATGGTACCGTGATGACTCTTTTCCCGACAAAACATGCCATTGGATTGATTTCGGACAATGGAACTGAGCTTTTGATCCATATCGGTATCGACACCGTTCAGCTAGATGGTGAAGGCTTTGAGGCCTTCGTCGAACAAAATGCGAAAGTCAAAAAAGGGGACAAATTAGTGACCTTCGATATTAGTGCGATCGAAGAAGCAGGTTACAGCACACAAGTGCCGATTATCGTTACAAATACCCCTGACTACGCTGATGTGATTGCAACTTCTGAAACCTCGACTAAACAAGGAGATGTTTTGATTACTGCAATCATCGCAAATTAA
- a CDS encoding VOC family protein has translation MKQPITFISVAEHAKVQMDFYADVFPNTTIQSVIYYNEYPERVLNGQLDLNGTPLYFLEMGPENPVAPGWNLSLYVEMDSEAEFDHIFSALAADGFVMMGPEPAGIFQKVTWLTDKFGITWQLVFAGN, from the coding sequence ATGAAACAACCAATAACCTTTATTTCAGTAGCAGAACATGCAAAAGTCCAAATGGATTTCTACGCCGATGTTTTCCCAAATACCACGATTCAATCCGTCATTTATTATAATGAATATCCTGAGCGCGTTTTAAATGGACAACTAGATTTAAACGGAACGCCACTCTACTTTTTAGAAATGGGACCAGAAAATCCAGTAGCACCTGGTTGGAATCTTTCTTTGTATGTTGAAATGGATAGCGAAGCAGAGTTTGACCACATCTTTTCAGCATTAGCTGCGGATGGCTTTGTTATGATGGGGCCTGAACCTGCTGGAATTTTTCAAAAAGTCACTTGGCTGACAGATAAGTTCGGTATTACTTGGCAGCTAGTATTTGCTGGAAACTAA